A single Pseudomonadota bacterium DNA region contains:
- a CDS encoding CRTAC1 family protein yields the protein MSKLGTVLTLTTTVGLACCCAAQAQLAFTDVTAASGVEFEQIGDTQVPIGAGAAWVDVDGDGDDDLYAIQMQGCNRLYLNLSNGRFIEYPDAAGASDCEGVAFAVGAADIDNDGDQDILVGNKLQNRLFENRFAQTGVVRFVDVTDATGLGDDGARTTGVITFGDYNGDSWLDIFIGNHVIPPETPENGYLPVTCTADYLWQNNGDGTFTDVGGVTGVALSGNRRNAGCALAATFSDFDNDGDADLLVVNDFGNADGTDVPNRLFRNDGPGTESWVFSDVSDEFAYNYSQAGMGIAVADINHDGAFDYYSTDIGSNDLAVGDPIDHIFVNQARFLGVDANDKEIFGARGLVGWGTGFYDLDLDGWEDLIVVSGGVPLDKFPVTFGAEDYQHENPVYVYMNTHPDRFPEVHAQIGVTAEKLYRGSSFADYDNDGDVDMLISNFEGTNTLYRNDLNPKEGVYNWVKVRARGTISNRDAIGTRLELTTNDGFHQMREIDGGSGYAGRNTLTAHFGTADQAVADVLKARFPSGIENELLSAALNAELEIVEPTYTATFSGEETREIHAGAAATLEVTYRNHAAQTQTQELWVFRVSPSGAVSMIRAPREITLPGGASFSFDFVLPTSVNTERGRHRIIARVGTFQGELEQQDHVDLVVEDPAR from the coding sequence ATGTCAAAACTAGGTACCGTCTTAACGCTTACCACCACTGTGGGGCTCGCCTGCTGCTGCGCCGCTCAAGCTCAGCTCGCCTTCACTGACGTGACCGCCGCAAGCGGCGTCGAGTTCGAGCAGATCGGCGACACGCAGGTACCCATTGGGGCTGGCGCCGCGTGGGTCGATGTAGACGGTGATGGCGATGACGATCTGTACGCCATCCAGATGCAAGGTTGCAATCGCCTCTACCTCAACCTTAGCAACGGCCGATTCATCGAATACCCCGACGCAGCCGGTGCGAGCGACTGCGAGGGTGTCGCGTTCGCTGTCGGCGCTGCAGACATCGACAACGACGGCGACCAGGACATCCTGGTCGGCAACAAGCTGCAAAACCGCCTGTTCGAAAACCGCTTCGCGCAGACCGGCGTCGTGCGCTTCGTGGATGTCACCGACGCCACGGGCTTAGGCGACGACGGCGCCCGCACCACGGGCGTGATCACCTTCGGCGACTACAACGGCGACAGCTGGCTAGACATCTTCATTGGCAACCACGTCATTCCGCCGGAGACCCCGGAAAACGGCTATCTGCCCGTCACCTGCACAGCGGACTACCTGTGGCAGAACAATGGCGATGGCACCTTTACCGATGTTGGTGGTGTCACCGGCGTCGCCCTCTCCGGCAACCGACGCAACGCCGGCTGCGCGCTGGCCGCCACCTTCAGCGACTTTGACAACGACGGCGACGCGGACCTGCTGGTGGTCAACGACTTCGGCAATGCCGATGGCACGGACGTGCCCAACAGACTGTTTCGCAACGACGGCCCCGGCACCGAGAGCTGGGTGTTCTCGGACGTAAGCGATGAGTTTGCCTACAACTACAGTCAGGCGGGTATGGGCATCGCTGTCGCCGACATCAACCACGACGGCGCTTTCGACTACTACTCCACCGACATCGGCTCGAACGATCTCGCCGTGGGCGACCCGATCGACCACATCTTCGTCAACCAAGCGCGTTTCTTGGGCGTGGATGCGAACGACAAGGAGATCTTCGGCGCTCGCGGGCTCGTGGGCTGGGGCACAGGCTTCTACGACCTCGATCTGGACGGCTGGGAAGACCTGATCGTAGTCAGCGGTGGTGTGCCGCTGGACAAGTTCCCGGTGACCTTCGGCGCCGAGGACTATCAGCACGAGAATCCCGTCTACGTGTACATGAACACCCATCCAGATCGCTTTCCGGAGGTCCACGCGCAGATCGGGGTGACCGCGGAGAAGCTCTACCGCGGCTCCTCCTTCGCCGACTACGACAACGACGGCGACGTGGACATGCTGATCTCGAACTTCGAAGGCACCAATACGCTGTACCGGAACGACCTCAACCCCAAGGAGGGTGTGTACAACTGGGTTAAGGTGCGGGCGCGCGGCACGATCAGCAATCGCGACGCGATCGGCACGCGCCTCGAGCTGACCACGAACGACGGCTTCCACCAGATGCGCGAGATCGACGGGGGCTCGGGCTACGCCGGCCGCAATACGCTGACCGCGCACTTCGGCACCGCCGACCAGGCGGTGGCAGACGTGCTCAAGGCGCGCTTCCCGAGTGGAATCGAGAACGAGCTGCTCAGCGCGGCCCTCAACGCAGAACTCGAGATCGTGGAGCCCACCTACACCGCCACCTTCAGCGGTGAGGAAACGCGCGAGATCCACGCTGGCGCGGCCGCCACCCTAGAGGTGACCTACCGCAACCACGCCGCGCAAACGCAGACCCAAGAGCTGTGGGTGTTCCGCGTGAGTCCGTCGGGCGCCGTCTCCATGATACGCGCACCACGCGAGATCACGCTCCCTGGCGGCGCCAGCTTCTCCTTCGACTTCGTGCTCCCGACCTCCGTCAACACCGAACGCGGGCGCCACCGGATCATCGCCCGCGTGGGGACATTTCAAGGCGAGCTCGAGCAGCAGGATCACGTCGACCTGGTGGTGGAGGATCCGGCGCGATAG
- a CDS encoding stomatin-like protein encodes MDPIMFENVSLLVALAVSALVIFVIAKTAVVVPQQNAFVVESLGKYSRTLSAGFHILIPFIERTAYKHSLKEKAVDIPEQICITRDNVQVGVDGVLYLQVLDPQRASYGITDYIFAITQLAQTTLRSEVGKIDLDRTFEERAMINSAVVHELDKASEPWGVKVLRYEIKNINPPEDVINAMEKQMRAEREKRAVVLTSEGQRDARINEAEGDKQRVIKESEAFKEQQINEAQGQAAAILAVANATAEGLREVASALRQEGGEAAMQLRVAEDYIEKFGELAKTGNSLIVPANLTDLASMVALATTVANKPQEPGAATTSTSPTPGPQGPQGRTRPGDGHTLF; translated from the coding sequence ATGGACCCCATCATGTTCGAGAACGTGAGCCTGCTAGTAGCGCTGGCCGTATCCGCGCTTGTGATCTTCGTCATCGCCAAAACCGCGGTGGTCGTTCCACAGCAAAATGCCTTCGTGGTGGAGTCTCTCGGCAAGTACAGCCGCACCCTGAGCGCGGGATTCCATATCCTGATCCCGTTCATCGAGCGCACGGCCTACAAGCACAGCCTCAAAGAGAAGGCCGTCGACATCCCGGAGCAAATCTGCATCACCCGTGACAACGTACAAGTGGGCGTCGACGGCGTACTCTACCTGCAGGTGCTCGATCCACAGCGAGCCTCCTACGGCATCACCGATTACATCTTCGCAATCACCCAGCTCGCCCAAACCACCCTGCGCAGCGAGGTGGGCAAGATCGACTTGGACCGCACCTTCGAGGAGCGCGCAATGATCAACTCGGCCGTCGTGCACGAGCTCGACAAGGCCTCCGAGCCTTGGGGCGTGAAGGTCCTGCGCTACGAGATCAAGAACATCAACCCGCCGGAAGACGTGATCAACGCGATGGAGAAGCAGATGCGCGCCGAGCGCGAGAAGCGCGCCGTCGTTCTCACCTCTGAGGGGCAGCGCGATGCACGCATCAACGAAGCAGAGGGCGACAAGCAGCGGGTAATCAAGGAATCGGAGGCCTTCAAGGAGCAGCAGATCAACGAAGCCCAGGGCCAGGCCGCCGCCATCCTGGCCGTGGCCAACGCCACCGCTGAAGGGCTGCGTGAGGTGGCCAGCGCCCTGCGTCAAGAGGGAGGCGAGGCGGCCATGCAGCTGCGCGTAGCCGAGGACTACATCGAGAAGTTCGGTGAGCTCGCGAAAACGGGTAACAGCCTGATCGTCCCCGCCAACCTCACGGATCTAGCTTCGATGGTGGCCCTCGCGACGACCGTGGCGAACAAGCCTCAGGAGCCGGGCGCCGCCACGACCAGCACCTCGCCGACGCCAGGGCCTCAGGGCCCGCAGGGGCGCACTCGCCCAGGTGATGGCCATACCCTGTTCTAG
- a CDS encoding response regulator encodes MVDDDQVDAMALERALRRAGVTSPILRAQNGQEALDTLRLSNDRRGFVVVLDLHMPVMTGFEFLRELRQDPTHSQTVVFVLSNSEFLPDRIAAYNHHIAGYVPKRNASDWDELAGLLSTYLRVADVPRVEAGRRRHRPNVDGAAGRTKATITQASLAARPTRPQ; translated from the coding sequence ATGGTCGACGATGACCAGGTGGATGCGATGGCACTCGAGCGTGCCCTGCGCCGAGCCGGGGTCACCAGCCCTATCTTGAGGGCTCAAAATGGCCAGGAGGCCTTAGACACGCTTCGCCTGAGCAACGACAGGCGCGGGTTTGTGGTGGTGCTCGATCTGCACATGCCTGTGATGACGGGGTTTGAGTTTCTGCGCGAGCTACGCCAGGACCCGACCCACTCGCAGACGGTGGTCTTTGTCCTTTCGAACTCTGAGTTCTTGCCAGATCGTATCGCTGCCTACAACCATCACATCGCCGGCTACGTGCCGAAGCGAAATGCGAGCGATTGGGACGAACTCGCCGGCCTGCTCTCGACTTACCTGCGCGTCGCCGACGTGCCCCGCGTGGAAGCCGGCCGCAGGCGACACCGCCCGAACGTGGACGGTGCCGCCGGTCGAACCAAGGCGACGATCACGCAGGCATCGCTCGCCGCCCGACCAACACGCCCTCAGTAG
- a CDS encoding carboxylesterase family protein — MLRWACVGLPLFGAAASAQPPPGPPLVFDDGAFTRADAGFLVRWVHSDPFGQVVDYEYRVTIGAAEGSELRPWTGVGLVEEVEVQGLPLLDGETYVFHVRAVIDGGFTEAGVSDGIALDRTAPDLLSFDDGEWTRASASLSASWSAQDDGAGLAAYSYAIGRTATTQDVVAWTAVGQRTQITATGLSLEDGATYYWQLEARDSVGNALRSAADGVTADRTAPSVTVVDQGEFGLSPDRLAATWTVADPHPISLVEYALGTSTEHESLVPWTATAGSRVVLTDLPLEDGQRYVFRVRASDAAGNQALAAADGIRIDLTPPELGELGYSPYLPTDDEVILSWFAANGGGVPVARYLYALGTQPGRADVVPVTSAGLDTSVVMEDLALVNGRAYYGLVVAIDEVGRRTERTTQAMVVDLGPPRIEFINDEGEYSADGSALRFEWSAVDGETEVVEYEYTLGVPGDPDALRAPVRTHEKAAAISDLELEEGQIYVLGLTAYDVLGYAAFDVSDGIAIDLTPPRITQLEDDGQVTGRTDRLTMRWAGSDSPSGIEAYEFAFGTSPDLIDNVVPWQGIGLETSVTVEGLALVEGATYYGAVRAVDMAGNSDLAVTDGIRVDRTPPSIANLRVDSITESSATLRWETSKPTTTRLSYNAEDQPALEVLLDQLTADHALMLTQLIDGARYFVQIESWDDAGVPGDPVELEFETLEGQGRAEQISPPGVSYADPEILTNYGLMTFRTALGDVWVGNLDPHTGQFVRQDGREYLMDTGSETGGTINGPEFGLDTDGWSVFYSKRRADEVQVWRATLDAAGTASAQVLTAGDRHQTAMPTLNGQRGTTKVVNIIGSWESGGDIAWFDERSPLEQNVFAQVNPFLTNRNPGRWMADGRRIVIVDEQDGQLFMLDTDTGRREVITDDPGFKTAPQGFRAPEYDDRWVVTAVVDDRTIGVYLDPGDGGIWPRVETLTVPVEASDEVFSSPEVFQASGKSWLVTTVKDRRTGEGAAERGEIWVIDLEGDARVRYARRCDDGRPDVKRSDPEVFVGEQEVFVYYNVQEDENTSTLWRCRTGIASDGDHPRVRTAAGVVQGITSPVANAHAWLAIPFALPPVGAARLTQAAPATPWSPAVRQAGRFAPACPQPDPSRPDAIIGDEDCLYLNVFTPLGAADAGAALPVMFFVHGGANRTGAADTPISQLLDLDQRSVGPVFDGARLAALGNVVVVTTNYRLAALGNLTLAALAQESPTGSAGNYGIFDLLAALEWVQREIDGFGGDPTRVLLFGQSAGAHNVGMLMASPLATGLFSRAAMQSGVMSVDTADEASTDAAAFVEEMGLTGAVDLAAALRELPLERMVLARSALPLGYGEFTFYPHVDGVVVDDQPLDLVLQGLHNDVPLVVGTNSEEYLHDFSDINTQEFYELAGEMVPEDRLGELLSLYPLQDYADPAAAYAAMVTDRNLTSSMRTVARGFSTQQSPVYRYHFRRVLSTPARKAEGAYHGTELLYLFQHMDGREFEADADDRAVEQLMRELWTSFAHTGDPNVVGLPAWPAYEVEADPYLSLDVVPSAQGALAPQRSDFWDSVKLADP, encoded by the coding sequence TTGCTCCGTTGGGCCTGCGTTGGACTGCCCCTGTTCGGCGCTGCCGCGAGTGCACAGCCGCCGCCCGGCCCACCGCTCGTCTTCGATGATGGTGCATTCACCAGAGCAGACGCGGGATTCCTGGTGCGCTGGGTGCACAGTGATCCCTTCGGCCAGGTGGTCGATTATGAGTATCGCGTGACCATCGGCGCGGCGGAAGGGAGCGAGCTGCGCCCCTGGACGGGCGTTGGGCTAGTCGAGGAGGTGGAGGTACAGGGTCTGCCGCTGTTGGACGGGGAAACGTACGTCTTCCACGTGCGCGCTGTCATCGATGGTGGCTTCACCGAAGCTGGGGTGAGCGACGGCATCGCGCTCGATCGCACGGCACCTGACCTGCTCAGCTTCGATGACGGCGAATGGACGCGCGCGAGTGCAAGCCTGTCCGCCAGTTGGTCGGCTCAAGATGATGGTGCAGGCCTCGCCGCCTACAGCTATGCGATCGGACGTACCGCCACCACCCAGGATGTGGTGGCCTGGACGGCCGTGGGTCAGCGCACGCAGATCACCGCCACGGGCCTGTCCTTGGAGGATGGCGCCACCTACTACTGGCAGCTAGAAGCGCGCGACAGCGTCGGCAACGCCCTACGCAGTGCGGCGGATGGGGTGACGGCCGATCGCACCGCGCCGTCGGTGACCGTGGTTGACCAGGGGGAGTTCGGCCTCTCCCCGGACCGTCTCGCCGCCACCTGGACGGTCGCTGATCCCCACCCTATCTCGTTGGTGGAGTACGCGCTCGGCACCAGCACCGAGCACGAGTCCCTCGTGCCCTGGACGGCGACCGCGGGTTCGAGGGTGGTGCTGACGGACCTGCCCCTCGAAGACGGTCAACGCTACGTGTTTCGGGTGCGCGCTAGCGACGCGGCGGGCAACCAAGCCTTGGCCGCGGCCGATGGTATTCGTATCGACCTCACGCCGCCGGAGCTCGGCGAGCTGGGGTACTCGCCGTACCTGCCTACGGACGATGAGGTGATCCTCTCGTGGTTCGCTGCGAACGGCGGTGGCGTGCCCGTGGCGCGATACCTGTATGCGCTCGGTACTCAGCCCGGGCGGGCCGATGTCGTGCCGGTGACGTCCGCCGGACTCGACACCTCGGTGGTGATGGAGGATTTGGCCCTGGTGAACGGGCGCGCTTACTACGGCCTGGTCGTGGCGATCGACGAGGTTGGGCGCCGCACCGAACGCACCACGCAAGCCATGGTGGTGGATCTTGGCCCGCCGCGTATCGAGTTCATCAACGATGAGGGCGAGTACTCCGCCGACGGCAGCGCCCTGCGCTTTGAGTGGAGTGCGGTGGACGGCGAAACCGAAGTGGTCGAATACGAGTACACGCTGGGCGTACCCGGCGATCCGGACGCCCTGCGTGCGCCCGTACGCACCCACGAGAAGGCCGCAGCCATCTCGGATCTCGAGCTCGAGGAGGGCCAGATCTACGTGCTCGGGCTCACCGCCTACGACGTGCTCGGCTACGCCGCCTTCGATGTGAGCGACGGTATCGCCATAGATCTGACTCCGCCGCGGATCACTCAGCTCGAAGACGATGGTCAGGTCACCGGTCGCACCGATCGCCTGACCATGCGTTGGGCTGGGAGCGATTCACCTTCCGGGATCGAGGCGTACGAGTTCGCCTTCGGCACGTCGCCGGATCTTATCGACAACGTGGTGCCGTGGCAGGGCATCGGTTTGGAGACCAGCGTCACCGTGGAAGGCCTGGCCCTTGTCGAAGGGGCGACCTACTACGGCGCCGTGCGCGCCGTGGACATGGCCGGCAACAGCGACCTCGCAGTGACCGACGGCATCCGCGTCGATCGCACGCCGCCCTCCATCGCCAACCTGCGCGTCGACTCCATCACCGAGTCCAGCGCCACCCTGCGCTGGGAGACAAGCAAGCCAACCACCACACGGCTCAGCTACAACGCCGAGGACCAACCCGCACTCGAGGTCCTACTCGATCAGCTGACAGCTGATCACGCGCTCATGCTGACCCAACTGATCGATGGCGCCAGGTACTTCGTACAGATCGAGAGTTGGGACGATGCTGGCGTGCCAGGCGATCCGGTCGAACTTGAGTTTGAGACCTTGGAGGGGCAGGGCAGGGCGGAGCAGATCAGTCCACCGGGCGTGAGTTACGCGGACCCTGAGATTCTCACGAACTACGGGCTGATGACCTTCCGCACCGCCTTGGGCGATGTCTGGGTGGGCAACCTCGACCCACACACTGGGCAGTTCGTGCGCCAGGACGGGCGCGAGTACCTCATGGACACGGGCAGCGAGACGGGAGGCACGATCAATGGTCCTGAGTTCGGTCTGGATACCGATGGTTGGTCGGTCTTCTACTCCAAGCGCCGCGCGGACGAGGTGCAGGTCTGGCGGGCCACCCTAGACGCCGCTGGTACCGCCTCGGCGCAGGTGCTGACGGCCGGGGATCGCCACCAAACGGCGATGCCCACGTTGAACGGCCAGCGCGGTACCACAAAGGTGGTGAATATCATCGGTAGCTGGGAGAGCGGTGGTGACATCGCCTGGTTCGATGAGCGAAGCCCGCTGGAGCAGAATGTCTTCGCGCAGGTCAACCCCTTTCTCACCAACCGCAATCCGGGGCGTTGGATGGCTGACGGTCGGCGGATCGTCATAGTCGATGAGCAAGACGGGCAGCTCTTCATGCTGGATACGGACACAGGTCGTCGAGAGGTCATCACGGACGATCCGGGCTTCAAGACGGCGCCTCAGGGCTTTCGTGCTCCCGAGTACGACGATCGGTGGGTGGTGACGGCGGTTGTCGACGACCGCACGATTGGCGTCTACCTCGATCCCGGTGACGGGGGCATTTGGCCACGGGTGGAGACCTTGACCGTACCCGTCGAAGCATCCGACGAGGTGTTCTCCTCGCCCGAGGTTTTCCAGGCGAGCGGCAAGTCCTGGCTCGTGACGACCGTCAAGGATCGGCGGACCGGGGAGGGGGCTGCGGAGCGGGGCGAGATCTGGGTGATCGACCTCGAGGGCGATGCGCGCGTGCGCTATGCGCGTCGCTGCGACGATGGCCGCCCAGACGTCAAGCGTTCCGACCCCGAGGTGTTCGTGGGCGAGCAGGAGGTATTCGTTTACTACAACGTGCAGGAAGATGAAAACACGAGCACCCTGTGGCGCTGTCGGACGGGCATCGCAAGCGATGGTGACCATCCGCGCGTGCGCACGGCGGCGGGGGTCGTGCAGGGGATCACCAGCCCCGTGGCCAATGCTCACGCATGGCTAGCGATACCATTCGCCCTGCCGCCAGTAGGAGCCGCCCGTCTAACGCAGGCCGCGCCAGCCACGCCTTGGTCCCCGGCCGTGCGCCAGGCTGGGCGCTTCGCGCCAGCGTGTCCGCAGCCCGACCCATCTCGCCCCGATGCCATCATCGGCGATGAGGACTGCCTCTACCTCAACGTCTTCACGCCGCTTGGCGCTGCCGATGCCGGCGCAGCGCTGCCGGTGATGTTCTTCGTTCACGGCGGCGCGAACCGTACCGGGGCCGCCGACACGCCCATCAGTCAGCTGCTAGACCTCGATCAACGCTCCGTTGGGCCGGTCTTCGACGGCGCGCGATTGGCGGCGCTTGGCAACGTGGTCGTGGTCACCACAAACTATCGACTCGCCGCCCTTGGCAACCTCACGCTGGCGGCCTTGGCGCAAGAGTCGCCGACTGGCTCCGCCGGCAACTACGGCATCTTCGATCTGCTCGCCGCCCTCGAATGGGTCCAGCGTGAAATCGATGGATTCGGGGGTGATCCCACCCGTGTGTTGCTGTTCGGTCAATCCGCCGGAGCCCACAACGTGGGCATGTTGATGGCTTCCCCACTGGCGACGGGGCTCTTCTCGCGCGCGGCCATGCAGAGCGGGGTCATGTCCGTGGACACGGCGGACGAGGCATCAACGGACGCGGCAGCCTTCGTCGAAGAGATGGGGCTGACCGGGGCTGTCGATCTCGCCGCCGCGCTGCGCGAACTCCCGCTGGAGCGCATGGTGCTCGCCCGTTCCGCGTTGCCCCTTGGCTATGGCGAGTTCACCTTCTATCCGCACGTGGATGGCGTGGTAGTGGACGACCAGCCCCTCGACCTAGTCCTACAGGGGCTGCACAACGACGTGCCCCTGGTCGTTGGGACCAACAGCGAGGAGTACTTGCACGACTTCAGCGACATCAACACACAGGAGTTCTACGAACTGGCAGGCGAGATGGTGCCCGAGGATCGCCTAGGGGAACTATTGAGTTTGTACCCCTTGCAGGACTACGCCGACCCCGCCGCGGCCTACGCGGCCATGGTCACTGACCGCAACCTGACCAGCAGCATGCGCACGGTTGCTCGCGGGTTCAGCACCCAGCAATCGCCCGTTTACCGCTACCATTTCCGGCGCGTGCTGAGTACGCCGGCGCGCAAGGCGGAGGGTGCCTACCATGGCACCGAGCTGCTGTACCTGTTTCAGCATATGGACGGGCGTGAGTTCGAGGCTGATGCGGACGACCGTGCGGTAGAGCAGCTCATGCGCGAACTGTGGACGAGCTTCGCCCACACGGGAGACCCGAACGTGGTTGGCTTGCCCGCATGGCCGGCCTACGAGGTGGAGGCAGACCCGTACCTGTCGCTGGACGTCGTGCCGAGCGCGCAGGGCGCCCTAGCGCCGCAGCGGAGCGACTTTTGGGATAGCGTCAAACTCGCCGATCCGTGA
- a CDS encoding NfeD family protein, giving the protein MTWWSWIILGAVLLGAELAAIDAAFYLVFAGVAAIATGLIVLGAIIPLPPAAQWLLFATLAVASMAMLRERTYRRWRPEPPGFEDDAQGERVQLTERVDPGDSGRAEWRGSHWTVRNRGRAPIEAGSPARIVARDGTLIDVEPIDQPL; this is encoded by the coding sequence ATGACCTGGTGGAGCTGGATCATCTTGGGCGCCGTGCTGCTCGGCGCCGAACTTGCGGCGATCGACGCCGCCTTTTACTTGGTGTTCGCGGGTGTCGCGGCGATCGCCACCGGGCTCATCGTGCTCGGCGCGATCATTCCCCTGCCGCCAGCGGCCCAGTGGCTGCTGTTCGCCACCCTCGCCGTCGCCTCCATGGCGATGCTGCGCGAGCGGACCTACCGGCGCTGGCGACCAGAGCCGCCGGGCTTCGAAGACGATGCGCAAGGCGAACGGGTGCAACTCACGGAACGGGTCGACCCCGGCGACAGCGGCAGAGCCGAGTGGCGTGGTTCGCACTGGACTGTGCGCAACCGAGGCCGAGCACCTATCGAGGCTGGTAGTCCGGCCCGCATCGTGGCCCGCGACGGCACACTGATAGACGTAGAGCCGATCGATCAACCCCTTTGA
- a CDS encoding CRTAC1 family protein, translating to MDRTQGSFRVPGAYALRVAVSAATLALAASAHAATPSFVDATAGAGVTWIYGLAEDTGGARMHGGGTVADFNGDGYPDIFLIGGGLANDQLFINQGDGTFTEEAAAWGLTDLYRGGGAAAGDYDGDGDIDLFVNSMGDMPDAKDGEHKLYRNDGNGGFENVADAAGVAFNHTSNRTGTSTAFDGYSSTWGDYDLDGDLDLWFGGWHSKGNPHDTNQTTLYMNNGDGTFTDVTATSGVFDESGPNVGPRAFGGIFADMNGDRYPELLIAGDFGASRYFVNNRDGTFTSVNIFGENRVHNGMGTAVGDYNRDGLVDWFITAIDPSYLGADNDGNRMYQNRGNHTFFELPAADGFDEIGIRDGGWGWGATMKDFDHDGWEDIAHTNGWIIWGDCGESQGREVPPGSCDGTGTDPVTGAQFHNIETRMFRNMGDGTFTQVQSDWNLDHRLQGRGLYQFDYDKDGDLDFVITANTIEINETDYPGVDPADYADIIADTGEFRLYRNDLITAESGTPADANWLNVYLDTSAVNRLAPEGVGSLVRVRAGDENGNVRQVYMEKGSNYLGHGETMAHFGLGTNEAVQQVWVEWASGFSSSVFNVDTNQAITVVAEEPYTSGTWIRGQTVELVVEGMRPGETVYMFGSQQGLSTEGRCFAVMGGLCLDIAGGQLVGVATANNAGTATIIANVPDADVPPGVSGTMFTQGLIRRGQEGVASLKTNVEIKALIKQ from the coding sequence ATGGACCGCACTCAGGGATCGTTCCGGGTACCGGGGGCTTACGCGCTTCGCGTAGCCGTCTCCGCTGCCACCCTTGCTCTCGCTGCTAGCGCGCACGCTGCGACGCCTAGCTTCGTCGACGCCACTGCCGGCGCCGGCGTCACTTGGATCTACGGTTTGGCTGAGGACACCGGCGGCGCGCGCATGCACGGCGGCGGCACGGTGGCCGACTTCAATGGCGATGGCTACCCCGACATCTTTCTGATCGGCGGCGGCCTCGCAAACGATCAGCTTTTCATCAACCAAGGTGACGGCACCTTCACCGAAGAAGCCGCTGCCTGGGGTCTCACCGACCTCTATCGTGGCGGCGGTGCCGCCGCTGGCGACTACGACGGTGACGGCGATATCGACCTGTTCGTCAACAGCATGGGCGACATGCCGGACGCAAAGGACGGCGAGCACAAGCTTTACCGTAACGACGGCAACGGCGGCTTTGAGAACGTGGCCGACGCGGCTGGTGTCGCCTTCAACCACACCTCGAACCGTACCGGCACTAGCACCGCCTTCGACGGCTACAGCTCGACGTGGGGCGACTACGACCTCGACGGCGACCTCGACCTCTGGTTCGGCGGCTGGCACAGCAAGGGCAACCCGCACGACACGAACCAAACCACGCTCTATATGAACAATGGCGATGGCACCTTCACGGACGTCACCGCCACCTCAGGCGTGTTTGATGAGAGCGGCCCTAACGTGGGCCCCCGTGCCTTCGGCGGCATATTCGCCGATATGAACGGCGACCGTTACCCGGAGCTGCTAATCGCCGGCGACTTCGGCGCCTCGCGCTACTTCGTGAATAACCGCGACGGCACTTTCACAAGCGTGAACATCTTCGGTGAAAACCGCGTCCACAACGGCATGGGCACGGCCGTGGGCGACTACAACCGTGACGGCCTGGTCGACTGGTTCATCACCGCGATCGATCCCTCGTACCTCGGCGCCGACAACGACGGCAACCGCATGTACCAGAACCGTGGCAACCACACCTTCTTCGAACTGCCTGCAGCTGACGGCTTCGACGAGATCGGTATTCGCGACGGTGGTTGGGGCTGGGGCGCCACCATGAAGGACTTCGACCACGACGGCTGGGAAGACATCGCCCACACCAACGGGTGGATCATCTGGGGCGACTGTGGCGAGAGCCAGGGACGCGAAGTGCCTCCGGGCAGCTGCGACGGCACGGGCACGGACCCGGTCACCGGTGCCCAGTTCCACAACATCGAAACGCGTATGTTCAGGAACATGGGCGACGGCACCTTCACTCAGGTGCAGAGCGACTGGAACCTAGACCACCGCCTTCAGGGGCGTGGCCTCTATCAGTTCGACTACGACAAGGACGGTGACCTCGACTTTGTCATCACCGCCAACACGATCGAGATCAACGAGACGGACTACCCGGGCGTGGATCCGGCGGACTACGCCGACATCATCGCCGACACGGGCGAGTTCCGCCTGTATCGCAACGATCTAATCACCGCCGAGAGCGGCACGCCCGCCGACGCCAACTGGCTGAACGTCTACCTCGACACCAGCGCGGTGAATCGCCTCGCGCCTGAGGGTGTGGGATCTCTCGTCCGTGTGCGAGCCGGTGATGAGAATGGCAATGTGCGTCAGGTCTACATGGAGAAGGGCAGCAACTACCTCGGCCACGGCGAGACTATGGCGCACTTTGGTCTCGGCACTAACGAGGCCGTACAGCAGGTGTGGGTCGAGTGGGCCAGCGGCTTCTCCAGCTCCGTGTTCAACGTCGACACCAATCAGGCGATCACCGTGGTGGCTGAGGAACCGTACACCTCCGGCACCTGGATCCGCGGCCAGACCGTGGAGCTCGTAGTCGAGGGTATGCGTCCCGGTGAGACCGTGTACATGTTCGGTAGCCAGCAGGGCCTCTCTACTGAGGGTCGCTGCTTCGCCGTCATGGGCGGCCTTTGCCTGGATATCGCCGGCGGTCAGCTGGTGGGCGTGGCGACGGCCAACAACGCCGGCACCGCCACGATCATCGCCAACGTGCCGGATGCCGATGTTCCTCCGGGTGTGAGCGGCACGATGTTCACCCAGGGCTTGATTCGTCGCGGTCAGGAGGGGGTCGCATCCCTCAAGACCAACGTCGAGATCAAGGCGCTCATCAAGCAATAA